One Flagellimonas sp. CMM7 genomic region harbors:
- a CDS encoding conjugal transfer protein TraK: MKTPYQNIYNVLRLNRFIVLAVVIGAVLTCTISVIMVIKLHKESVNNTFVVNSDGSVIPLKMVQQNENLEVEVLSHLEQFHTYFYHIDASNYEKNLEKALWLGNSSVDALYRQKKADGVYNRLLQYSLVQKVLKIESKIDIQKEPYRFETTVIFEINRGSIIDIYELTTSGNIIHVDRNFPLNTHGLLITNFFENKLKKLEDYENRKE, translated from the coding sequence ATGAAAACACCCTATCAAAATATTTACAACGTACTCCGCCTGAACCGATTCATTGTTTTAGCAGTCGTTATTGGAGCAGTTTTGACCTGTACCATCTCAGTAATTATGGTCATAAAACTTCACAAAGAATCCGTCAATAATACCTTTGTGGTTAATTCGGATGGAAGTGTCATTCCCCTTAAAATGGTACAGCAAAACGAAAATTTAGAAGTAGAAGTATTATCACATTTAGAACAGTTCCATACCTATTTCTACCACATCGATGCAAGCAATTATGAAAAGAATCTGGAGAAAGCTTTATGGTTGGGAAATAGTTCTGTGGATGCATTGTACAGACAGAAAAAAGCTGATGGCGTTTACAACCGATTATTACAATATTCTCTAGTACAAAAGGTATTGAAAATTGAATCGAAAATCGATATCCAGAAAGAACCTTATCGATTTGAAACCACTGTCATTTTTGAAATCAACCGAGGGTCAATAATAGACATTTATGAATTGACTACATCTGGAAATATTATCCATGTGGATAGAAACTTTCCTCTTAATACCCACGGATTATTGATAACCAACTTTTTTGAAAACAAACTAAAAAAACTAGAAGATTATGAAAATAGAAAAGAATAA
- the traM gene encoding conjugative transposon protein TraM, with product MKIEKNKIVFAAIILCVVLFIGSYAVIVLGDEEEPTIENNQIPIPELSDEQKEYESKLEALDDLKEVRQTNAPSIYDERLLDSTGVYDPNLLDKEKMRIVDSIYNEGRISYSDRSFRKPKVKIESKPLQKDSISKTAVKEERIVSKELGLEHQLFFASNPLENENLIAQNTDAFIYVRVDGTQTVRNNYRLQMRLTKDALINGSTVLRNTPIYGFVSFKPNRTIIEIENINHKAVKLNAFDLQDGSEGIYIENSFRAEARREVVGDIVDDINIAGMPQVSGVKRIFQRNNRKVKVTITDNYQLILKPIL from the coding sequence ATGAAAATAGAAAAGAATAAAATTGTGTTTGCAGCCATCATTTTATGTGTGGTGCTCTTTATTGGCTCCTATGCTGTAATTGTATTGGGAGATGAAGAAGAACCAACGATTGAAAACAATCAAATCCCCATTCCAGAATTGAGTGATGAGCAAAAGGAATACGAATCCAAATTAGAAGCTCTGGACGACCTAAAAGAAGTACGACAAACCAATGCGCCTAGTATTTATGATGAACGTTTGTTGGATTCTACTGGAGTCTATGACCCTAATTTATTAGATAAAGAAAAGATGCGGATTGTGGACAGCATCTATAATGAAGGACGTATCAGTTATTCCGATAGAAGTTTTAGAAAACCTAAGGTTAAAATTGAATCAAAACCACTTCAAAAAGATTCTATTTCTAAGACAGCTGTAAAAGAAGAGCGTATTGTCTCTAAAGAATTAGGATTGGAACATCAACTGTTTTTTGCTTCAAATCCATTGGAAAATGAAAATCTCATCGCTCAAAATACGGATGCTTTTATATATGTGCGAGTAGATGGTACACAAACAGTTCGAAACAATTATCGTTTACAAATGCGTTTGACGAAAGATGCGCTCATCAATGGAAGTACCGTCTTAAGAAATACTCCTATTTATGGTTTCGTAAGCTTTAAACCCAATCGTACCATAATAGAGATTGAAAATATCAATCACAAAGCTGTTAAACTAAATGCTTTTGACCTTCAGGATGGAAGTGAGGGTATCTATATTGAAAACAGTTTTAGAGCTGAAGCTCGACGGGAAGTAGTTGGAGATATTGTGGATGATATCAATATCGCTGGAATGCCACAAGTAAGCGGAGTTAAAAGGATATTCCAAAGAAACAATCGTAAGGTAAAAGTCACCATAACCGATAATTACCAACTCATTTTAAAACCCATATTATGA
- a CDS encoding DUF4138 domain-containing protein encodes MKTIIIISITLCTNLVVAQQTLDTIYANDKKNVALFFPEPIRQGVTGTSNFVFTYNREKEQYFGLLQATPGTESNLITVTKNGQVYSYILKYKEQLPKLNYFLSDNESIGNERPIARTTEPQKMEVFPSDKADYYQRACSYLLRSKGERVAVKRKKGLKLQLQKMTYYGSEVFLVIKVANRSGIDFDIDYLKVFTVNGNKKRKASHQRLEQKPFYKHQIPTSIAHGQIQRFVYVLPKFVLGNDEKLQVEMRERNGSREVVLSTRL; translated from the coding sequence ATGAAAACTATAATCATAATCTCTATAACACTATGTACAAACCTTGTAGTAGCTCAGCAAACCTTGGATACCATTTATGCCAATGATAAAAAGAACGTCGCTCTGTTTTTTCCAGAACCCATTCGCCAAGGAGTTACAGGAACATCCAATTTTGTCTTTACCTATAACCGAGAAAAAGAGCAATATTTTGGATTGTTGCAGGCCACTCCAGGAACAGAGAGCAACTTGATTACAGTGACCAAAAATGGTCAGGTCTATTCCTATATTTTAAAGTATAAAGAGCAGTTACCAAAGCTGAATTATTTTCTTTCCGATAACGAAAGTATTGGAAATGAAAGACCAATTGCCAGGACCACAGAACCCCAAAAAATGGAAGTTTTTCCAAGCGATAAGGCCGATTATTACCAAAGGGCCTGTTCCTATCTGTTACGATCAAAGGGCGAACGCGTGGCGGTCAAACGTAAAAAAGGATTGAAACTACAGTTGCAAAAAATGACCTATTACGGTTCCGAGGTGTTCTTGGTCATAAAAGTTGCCAACCGGTCGGGTATCGATTTCGATATCGATTACCTCAAAGTCTTTACCGTAAATGGCAACAAAAAACGCAAGGCCTCCCATCAACGTTTGGAACAAAAGCCTTTCTACAAACACCAAATACCAACTTCCATAGCCCATGGCCAGATTCAACGTTTTGTTTACGTGCTTCCCAAATTCGTATTAGGGAACGATGAAAAGTTGCAGGTGGAGATGAGAGAAAGGAATGGGAGTAGGGAAGTTGTTTTATCAACCCGACTATAG
- a CDS encoding site-specific integrase has protein sequence MKSSFSQLFYLKGKHFEKHVKVPIYLRLTINGQRSELSISRKVDPEKWNAKRGRMRGSGTEAVQLNQYLDMIRAKVNKIQFQLVEEGKPFTALDVKNIYLGKDKEVKMLLVVFDEHNRQMKKLVDKEFALGTWKRYFTTRNHIAEFVQHEYKREDIPVEDVDLKFITRFEYFMKSVKDCNHNSALKYINNFKKIIRLAVANGWIARDPFYNYKVKFKWVDREFLSTEELQRLVDLEIRWPRIDMVRDMFVFCCYTGLAYIDVKKLNRDNLIRNIDGELWIEAKRTKTDAKFSIPLLPTALAILEKYKDHPKVINGECVLPVLSNQKANAYLKEIADLCDIKKNLTTHLARHTFATTVTLTNGVPIETVGKMLGHKNLRTTQHYAQIINKKVSEDMAVLKEKLANNL, from the coding sequence ATGAAATCCTCTTTCTCACAACTCTTTTACCTAAAAGGCAAACACTTTGAAAAACATGTGAAAGTACCGATATACTTGCGTTTGACGATAAATGGCCAGCGAAGCGAACTTAGTATTTCCCGTAAGGTTGACCCTGAAAAATGGAACGCTAAGAGGGGTAGGATGCGTGGTTCTGGAACAGAAGCCGTTCAATTGAATCAATATCTCGATATGATTAGGGCCAAGGTAAATAAGATTCAGTTTCAATTAGTCGAGGAAGGAAAACCATTTACGGCCCTTGATGTCAAAAACATTTATTTAGGTAAGGACAAAGAGGTCAAAATGTTACTTGTTGTTTTTGACGAACATAACCGGCAGATGAAAAAACTAGTCGACAAGGAATTTGCACTTGGTACCTGGAAACGTTATTTCACCACCAGAAATCACATCGCAGAATTTGTTCAACATGAATACAAGAGGGAAGATATACCAGTTGAAGACGTCGATTTAAAGTTCATTACCCGATTTGAGTATTTTATGAAATCGGTCAAGGATTGCAATCATAACAGTGCATTGAAGTACATCAACAATTTCAAAAAGATTATTCGTTTGGCAGTGGCCAATGGATGGATTGCCCGAGACCCTTTTTACAATTATAAGGTGAAATTTAAATGGGTGGACCGTGAGTTTCTATCTACTGAGGAATTGCAGCGATTGGTAGATCTTGAAATTAGATGGCCGCGTATCGATATGGTCCGTGATATGTTTGTTTTCTGCTGCTATACAGGTCTGGCCTACATAGATGTAAAGAAACTAAATCGGGACAATCTCATTCGAAATATTGATGGAGAATTATGGATTGAAGCCAAGCGAACCAAAACTGATGCTAAATTTAGTATTCCTCTACTTCCAACCGCTTTGGCCATATTGGAAAAGTACAAAGACCACCCCAAAGTAATCAATGGGGAGTGTGTGCTACCAGTGTTGAGCAATCAAAAGGCCAATGCCTATCTTAAGGAGATTGCAGATCTTTGTGATATTAAAAAGAACCTGACCACTCATTTAGCACGACATACATTTGCAACTACCGTAACGCTAACAAATGGAGTACCTATTGAAACAGTAGGGAAAATGCTGGGACATAAAAACTTACGGACGACCCAACACTATGCCCAAATCATCAATAAAAAAGTGAGTGAGGATATGGCTGTTTTGAAGGAAAAGTTGGCTAACAACCTATAG
- a CDS encoding NAD(P)-dependent oxidoreductase, whose protein sequence is MKFGIIRERKNPPDRRVVLSPTECQNVLSAFPEAQLSVESSPIRVFKDEEYQEKGISISQNIADCDVLLGVKEVPIEALIPNKKYFFFSHTIKKQPYNRPLLNTILDMNIELYDHEVITSSNGQRLVAFGRYAGIVGAYNGVRAYGLKFGLFNLPKAETLKDQEALITELQKVKLPNIKIMLTGRGRVGNGSREMLDAMGLKKVNVAEYLKDTFNEPVYCQIDASEYNKRKDGVRGNKADFFKNPQEYKSNFFRFAEVTDFYIAGHFYGDGAPYLYTREDAKHPNFKIKVVADVSCDIDGPVATTIKPSTIADPIYGYDPVTEKETNYKNANAIAVMAVDNLPCELPRDASNGFGEAFSKHVIPAFFNNDEDGILERARMTQNGKLTKRYAYLQNYVDGLE, encoded by the coding sequence ATGAAGTTCGGAATTATCAGAGAACGGAAAAACCCTCCAGATCGCAGAGTGGTGCTATCCCCAACGGAGTGTCAAAATGTCCTTTCCGCCTTTCCAGAGGCGCAGTTAAGTGTGGAATCTTCCCCTATTCGAGTATTTAAAGATGAAGAATACCAAGAAAAAGGTATTTCCATATCTCAGAACATTGCAGATTGCGATGTCTTACTTGGAGTAAAAGAAGTACCAATAGAGGCTCTAATCCCTAATAAAAAATATTTTTTCTTCTCACATACCATAAAAAAACAGCCGTATAACCGTCCATTACTAAATACCATTTTGGATATGAACATAGAACTCTATGATCATGAGGTAATTACCAGCAGCAATGGGCAACGTTTAGTAGCTTTTGGCCGTTATGCGGGCATAGTTGGTGCATACAACGGTGTACGGGCATACGGTTTAAAGTTTGGTTTGTTCAATCTCCCAAAAGCAGAAACACTAAAAGACCAAGAAGCATTGATTACAGAGCTTCAGAAAGTAAAATTACCAAACATAAAAATCATGCTTACGGGCAGAGGAAGAGTAGGGAATGGATCTAGGGAGATGTTAGATGCCATGGGGTTAAAAAAAGTAAATGTGGCTGAATACTTAAAAGATACGTTCAACGAACCTGTATACTGTCAGATAGATGCATCAGAGTACAACAAACGTAAAGATGGAGTACGTGGTAATAAAGCGGACTTTTTCAAGAACCCTCAGGAATACAAATCTAATTTCTTTCGTTTTGCAGAAGTAACGGATTTCTACATCGCCGGACATTTTTATGGAGACGGAGCGCCTTATTTGTATACCCGCGAAGATGCAAAGCATCCTAATTTTAAAATAAAGGTAGTGGCAGATGTAAGCTGCGATATTGATGGACCTGTGGCCACAACCATAAAACCGTCTACAATTGCAGATCCTATTTATGGATACGATCCGGTAACAGAAAAGGAAACCAATTATAAAAATGCCAATGCAATTGCTGTAATGGCTGTGGACAATCTGCCTTGCGAACTACCCAGAGATGCCAGCAATGGTTTTGGAGAGGCTTTTTCAAAACATGTAATACCAGCATTTTTTAATAATGATGAAGATGGAATTCTTGAAAGGGCAAGAATGACCCAGAACGGAAAGTTGACCAAACGGTACGCTTACCTCCAAAACTACGTGGATGGTCTGGAATAA
- a CDS encoding Sb-PDE family phosphodiesterase produces MKTQLLFLSILFSITFYAQEHSHKSTGAIIFPDVPGYTTLKTDLHQHTVFSDGNVWPRIRVMEALRDNLDVISLTEHLEYQPHLKDIPHPDRNRSFELALQEAKNHNLLIIHGSEITRSEPVGHSNAIFISDANELLEEDAEDSFAAAKKQDAFVFWNHPAWYPQSPNGNPNLSDFQKERIKNGELHGIEVINTTDYAEESLAIALENNLTIMGTSDVHDLIDWDYTEKGHNRPITLVFAKERSETALKEALFAGRTVAVFNSLLVGKEGNLAPLLKASIIVEEATYIDKTSILKVTLKNVSSSDLLFENQMSHTFYSSSPVFTVPAKGTKTIQIKTLEKLDSVELKLKALGAYVAPKTHPVIQWQIEVGNH; encoded by the coding sequence ATGAAAACCCAACTACTTTTTCTTTCAATTCTTTTTTCAATCACATTTTATGCCCAGGAACATTCTCACAAAAGCACTGGTGCTATTATTTTTCCTGATGTTCCCGGTTATACCACCTTGAAAACCGATTTACACCAACATACAGTTTTCTCAGATGGAAATGTCTGGCCAAGAATTAGAGTGATGGAAGCATTACGAGATAATTTAGATGTCATTTCACTAACGGAGCACTTGGAATATCAGCCTCATCTAAAGGATATTCCTCATCCAGATAGAAACCGTTCTTTTGAATTGGCGTTGCAAGAAGCCAAAAATCATAATCTATTAATTATACATGGGTCGGAAATTACAAGAAGTGAACCGGTTGGCCACAGCAATGCCATTTTTATTTCGGACGCCAATGAATTACTTGAGGAAGACGCAGAAGATTCGTTTGCTGCAGCCAAAAAACAAGACGCTTTTGTATTTTGGAATCACCCTGCATGGTATCCCCAAAGTCCCAACGGAAATCCAAATTTGAGTGATTTTCAAAAAGAACGGATAAAAAATGGAGAGCTACATGGTATTGAAGTTATCAATACTACAGATTATGCCGAAGAATCCTTGGCTATTGCTTTGGAAAACAATTTAACCATTATGGGAACAAGTGATGTTCATGATTTAATTGATTGGGATTATACCGAAAAAGGCCACAATCGACCCATTACGTTGGTTTTTGCAAAAGAAAGGTCGGAAACTGCCTTAAAAGAAGCTTTGTTTGCTGGTAGAACAGTTGCTGTTTTTAATTCGCTCTTGGTTGGTAAAGAGGGGAATTTAGCTCCTTTATTAAAAGCTTCTATCATTGTTGAGGAAGCTACTTACATTGATAAAACTTCCATTTTAAAGGTCACCTTAAAAAATGTTTCGAGCAGTGATCTTTTGTTTGAAAACCAAATGTCGCACACTTTTTATTCAAGTTCTCCAGTTTTTACTGTTCCTGCAAAAGGAACAAAAACCATACAAATAAAAACTTTGGAAAAATTAGATTCTGTTGAATTAAAATTAAAGGCATTGGGAGCGTATGTTGCTCCTAAGACACATCCTGTAATTCAATGGCAAATTGAAGTTGGTAATCACTAA
- a CDS encoding DUF1361 domain-containing protein: protein MNRFILFTIVHYRTLLLSLLFATILVLIRALVTGSSFYGFLIWNLFLAALPYLLTQTVYWYPYERMKNRTRLVLFLVWLALIPNAPYIITDLIHLHNEYSFWKWFDLFIVFVFAYNGLISGILSLIDVFKFLCFHLKESWALLIVFGICIVSGYGIYVGRFLRFNSWDIILQPGLLTNEIILSFGQSKVWLMTFAFGIFLWMVFSVLRWVKE, encoded by the coding sequence ATGAACAGATTTATACTATTCACAATAGTTCATTATAGAACACTGCTGCTCTCCCTATTATTTGCAACCATATTGGTACTGATCAGGGCTTTGGTCACAGGTTCTTCTTTTTATGGTTTTTTAATTTGGAATCTATTCTTAGCTGCTTTGCCATACCTATTAACGCAAACAGTATATTGGTATCCGTATGAAAGAATGAAAAACCGTACTCGTTTGGTATTGTTTTTAGTTTGGCTGGCGCTCATTCCAAATGCACCTTACATTATAACAGATCTCATACACTTGCATAATGAATACTCGTTCTGGAAGTGGTTTGATTTATTTATTGTCTTTGTTTTCGCTTACAATGGATTAATTTCAGGTATTCTATCCCTAATCGATGTATTTAAATTCTTGTGCTTTCATCTAAAGGAAAGCTGGGCGTTGCTCATAGTTTTTGGTATTTGTATAGTGAGCGGATATGGCATTTATGTGGGTCGATTCCTTCGATTTAATTCATGGGACATAATACTACAACCAGGTTTATTAACTAACGAAATAATTTTAAGCTTTGGGCAATCTAAAGTATGGTTGATGACATTTGCATTTGGAATATTTCTTTGGATGGTTTTTTCTGTTCTTCGTTGGGTTAAGGAATAG
- the creD gene encoding cell envelope integrity protein CreD, which yields MSIQKQKIGNWFKNSISAKMLTVGFLILTLLIPLGFVKDLIRERGFRQTDVIAEINSKWGEKVVLYGPILKIPYRTYIEEKVFDEKTKTFLKTEKPEMHTAYFFPWELNIDSNVNTQPLERGIYESVVYTADTKIKGKFAKLNFSTREIKDEDILWDKATVLFKTSNLKGIRNTINVALGKNKYPLKPKFDSSFMNTLESGFLTDLSKIKEHPLAFESNFGINGSQTLQFIPIGRETEVFMKSNWHSPSFNGNFLPDTEGKKISDKGFEAKWKVLETNRRFGQYFFGSLPDLSQFSFGTEFLVPVDDYQKTERTSKYGLMIVGLTLLVFLLIQISSKIAIHPFQYLMIGLALVMFYTLLISISEHQNYLFAYLITGVSVVTLITIYSRSILKNPKFTLLILGSMFSLYTFIFVIIQLEDYALLVGSIGLFVILSIIMFTSRKIDWSGNQLPT from the coding sequence ATGTCTATTCAAAAACAAAAAATTGGAAACTGGTTTAAAAACTCAATCTCAGCTAAAATGCTAACTGTAGGGTTCTTAATTCTAACATTATTGATACCGTTGGGTTTTGTAAAAGATCTTATAAGAGAAAGAGGATTTAGACAAACCGATGTTATTGCAGAAATCAACAGTAAATGGGGTGAAAAAGTAGTACTCTATGGCCCCATTTTAAAGATTCCCTACAGAACCTACATAGAAGAGAAAGTCTTTGATGAAAAAACCAAAACCTTTCTAAAAACTGAAAAGCCAGAGATGCATACTGCGTATTTTTTTCCTTGGGAACTTAACATAGACTCCAATGTAAACACACAACCTTTAGAACGTGGCATTTATGAGTCCGTGGTATATACCGCCGACACCAAAATAAAAGGAAAGTTTGCCAAGCTCAACTTTTCTACCAGAGAAATTAAGGATGAAGATATTCTTTGGGACAAAGCCACGGTGCTGTTTAAAACCAGCAACCTTAAGGGTATTAGAAATACCATAAATGTAGCGCTTGGCAAAAACAAATATCCTTTAAAGCCCAAGTTCGATTCTTCCTTTATGAATACTTTGGAATCTGGCTTCTTAACCGATCTGAGTAAAATAAAGGAACATCCCCTGGCATTTGAATCTAATTTTGGGATAAACGGCAGTCAAACACTGCAATTTATTCCCATTGGCAGGGAGACTGAGGTATTCATGAAGTCTAATTGGCATTCTCCAAGCTTTAACGGAAATTTTCTGCCAGACACGGAAGGGAAAAAGATTTCTGACAAGGGCTTTGAAGCCAAATGGAAGGTATTGGAAACCAACCGGAGATTTGGACAATACTTTTTTGGCTCGTTACCAGATTTATCACAATTTTCTTTTGGTACAGAGTTTCTAGTACCCGTAGACGACTATCAGAAAACCGAACGAACAAGCAAATATGGCCTTATGATTGTTGGGTTAACACTATTGGTATTTCTATTGATTCAAATCAGCAGTAAAATAGCTATTCACCCCTTTCAATATTTAATGATCGGATTGGCTTTGGTCATGTTCTACACTCTTTTGATTTCAATTTCTGAACATCAGAATTACTTGTTTGCATATTTAATAACAGGAGTATCCGTAGTGACACTGATTACGATATATTCTAGATCCATTTTAAAAAACCCAAAGTTTACATTATTAATTTTAGGTTCCATGTTCAGTCTTTACACCTTCATTTTTGTGATCATACAATTGGAAGATTATGCCTTACTGGTTGGTAGTATAGGATTGTTTGTCATTTTGAGTATCATCATGTTTACGTCCAGAAAAATTGATTGGTCAGGAAATCAACTACCTACCTAA
- a CDS encoding transcriptional regulator has translation MGLIDNINKLFDHRIRLGIMSILMVNDEVDFNRLKELLDVTDGNLASHTKTLEKAAYIEIAKSFIGKKPNTRYSATPLGKASFKKHIEALEHLIKNQ, from the coding sequence ATGGGGCTTATTGACAATATCAACAAATTGTTTGATCATCGCATAAGACTAGGTATCATGTCTATTCTTATGGTTAACGACGAGGTTGATTTTAATCGGCTTAAAGAATTATTGGACGTTACAGATGGAAATCTTGCCAGCCATACAAAAACATTGGAAAAAGCAGCATATATAGAAATTGCAAAGTCATTTATTGGGAAAAAACCCAATACCAGGTATTCTGCTACCCCATTAGGAAAAGCGTCGTTTAAAAAACATATAGAAGCATTGGAACATTTAATTAAAAATCAATAA
- a CDS encoding DUF1801 domain-containing protein → MNPAEDYILNQEEPFKTILLQIQVLVETTIPELELKFKYRIPFYYLEDKPFCYLNVPSKKKYVDVGFWSAAHLTKHLDKMTTDGRKVMKSLRYTTLEEIDGHVLVEILQDAYSVNHKGFWK, encoded by the coding sequence ATGAATCCTGCAGAAGACTATATTTTAAATCAAGAAGAACCCTTTAAAACTATTTTATTACAGATACAAGTGCTAGTTGAAACTACTATTCCAGAGTTGGAATTAAAATTCAAATATAGAATTCCATTTTACTATTTAGAGGACAAGCCTTTTTGCTATTTAAACGTGCCATCTAAGAAAAAGTATGTGGATGTTGGTTTTTGGAGTGCAGCTCATCTGACCAAACATCTGGATAAGATGACAACGGATGGCAGGAAAGTAATGAAATCCTTGCGCTATACCACGTTAGAAGAAATAGATGGGCACGTTTTGGTTGAAATCCTACAGGATGCCTATAGCGTTAATCACAAAGGTTTTTGGAAATGA
- a CDS encoding DUF3857 domain-containing protein, with protein MSAQKEPEFGKLTSFEKDFKTYQKDSTANAIVLFEKGRDHFEVLGRKIRLIKEYHVKIKILKKEGFDKANISIPYFHKDGLTEIVENVSAITHNTDSKSFVLKNKIYTSDVSENWSEKKFAFPNVQEGSILEYQYKLVTPYMFNLTGWVFQSDIPKIHSEFTAEIPGNYVYNRTLMGSLELDINESTVKKRCFHIEGYATTGDCEVIKYGMKNIPAFKEAENYMLAPSNYISKIEFELSEFKGFNGVRKEYTKTWKDVDKEFKADKDIGRQLSKNAYFEKNVPQELFIEPDELIRAKEIYEFTKDYFTWNKKYSIHQNSRVKDAFEKKVGSVGEINLSLINLLNTSNIKAEIMLMSTRENGLPKKAHPVMSDFNYLVAKAEINGVSYLLDATDKENPFGMLPYRCLNYYGRVMDFKNGSYWYNIIPEEKNQNLIRGMVSLNLENERIEGSFNSIQTGYYAVEKRKDIKALSLEEYLIKIEDSFSNEVNVFDYELQEKNSDEKRISEQFKFELEMENVENELYLNPFFIKFFTKNPFILDKRNYPIDFGYKRSFKYQLYIKVPEGYNLKTLPQNSHIVLGDNSGYLRLLYEEKYGVITVLFDFSIKKSHYPSDYYDPLKEIFKNAGNAQKNSLIVLEKT; from the coding sequence GTGAGTGCCCAAAAAGAACCTGAATTTGGGAAACTAACTTCTTTTGAGAAAGATTTTAAAACGTACCAAAAAGATTCAACTGCAAATGCAATTGTACTTTTTGAGAAAGGTAGAGATCATTTTGAAGTACTAGGCAGAAAGATACGGTTGATCAAAGAATATCATGTCAAAATAAAGATTCTAAAAAAGGAAGGGTTTGATAAAGCCAACATTTCTATTCCATATTTTCATAAAGATGGATTAACCGAAATAGTTGAAAATGTTAGTGCCATAACCCACAATACAGATTCCAAAAGCTTTGTTTTAAAAAACAAGATTTATACTTCAGATGTAAGTGAAAATTGGTCCGAAAAAAAATTCGCGTTTCCAAATGTCCAAGAGGGTAGCATTCTTGAGTATCAATACAAATTGGTTACACCATATATGTTCAATTTAACAGGATGGGTTTTTCAAAGTGACATTCCAAAAATACACAGTGAATTCACTGCTGAGATACCAGGAAATTATGTTTACAATAGAACTCTTATGGGTTCATTAGAATTGGATATCAACGAATCTACTGTGAAAAAGCGTTGTTTTCATATAGAAGGTTATGCTACAACTGGTGACTGCGAGGTAATAAAATATGGAATGAAAAATATCCCTGCTTTTAAAGAAGCTGAAAATTATATGCTAGCTCCTTCAAATTATATTTCAAAAATTGAGTTTGAGCTATCTGAGTTTAAAGGATTCAATGGAGTTAGGAAAGAGTATACCAAAACTTGGAAAGATGTTGATAAAGAGTTTAAAGCTGATAAAGATATTGGAAGACAGCTTTCAAAAAACGCTTATTTCGAAAAAAATGTCCCGCAAGAACTTTTTATTGAACCGGATGAACTTATAAGGGCAAAAGAAATATATGAGTTCACTAAAGACTACTTTACTTGGAACAAAAAATATAGCATTCATCAAAATAGTAGAGTAAAAGATGCTTTTGAAAAAAAAGTGGGGAGTGTGGGAGAGATTAATTTATCGCTAATCAATTTACTCAATACTTCCAACATTAAGGCTGAAATAATGCTCATGTCGACAAGAGAAAACGGGCTGCCAAAAAAAGCACACCCTGTAATGTCAGATTTTAACTATCTAGTAGCAAAAGCCGAAATTAACGGGGTAAGTTATCTTTTAGATGCCACCGATAAGGAAAATCCTTTTGGAATGCTCCCATACAGATGCCTTAACTATTATGGTAGGGTAATGGATTTTAAAAATGGAAGTTATTGGTATAACATTATTCCTGAAGAAAAAAACCAGAACCTTATAAGAGGGATGGTTTCTTTAAATCTAGAAAATGAAAGAATCGAAGGAAGTTTTAATTCTATTCAAACAGGGTATTATGCTGTTGAGAAAAGAAAAGATATTAAAGCCCTATCCTTAGAGGAATATCTTATTAAAATTGAAGATTCATTTTCAAATGAGGTGAATGTTTTTGATTATGAGTTACAAGAAAAAAACTCAGATGAAAAAAGGATTTCAGAGCAATTTAAATTTGAGCTGGAAATGGAAAACGTTGAAAACGAGTTATATCTAAATCCATTCTTCATTAAATTTTTTACAAAAAATCCTTTTATTCTGGATAAACGTAATTATCCTATAGATTTTGGATATAAAAGAAGCTTCAAATATCAGCTATACATTAAAGTACCTGAAGGATATAATCTAAAAACCTTACCACAAAACAGCCATATTGTTCTAGGTGATAATTCTGGGTATCTTAGATTACTATATGAAGAAAAATACGGTGTAATTACAGTACTTTTTGATTTTTCAATTAAGAAATCACACTACCCTTCCGATTACTATGACCCTCTGAAAGAAATCTTCAAAAATGCCGGAAATGCTCAGAAAAATTCATTGATTGTATTGGAAAAAACATGA